The proteins below come from a single Desulfitobacterium metallireducens DSM 15288 genomic window:
- a CDS encoding ABC transporter permease produces the protein MFDLNGLSSSKEHLDFLKSVRREKMEVRLTQLIILFVAFALWEILANARIIDPFITSQPSRVIKTIVQLYQEGALFGHIAVTCWETIVGFGLGTFLGTIIAIILWWSKFLSKVSEPYLVILNSLPKIALGPVFIVWIGAGPAAIIVMTLAISLIVTIMEVLNGFLAIDQEKIKLVQTFGGTKYQVLTKVLLPASLPTIINALKINVGLSWVGVIVGEFLVSKSGLGYLIVYGGQVFKLDLVMASVIILGVAAALMYQGVVILEKWLVKHRG, from the coding sequence ATGTTTGATCTCAATGGATTGAGCTCATCAAAAGAACATCTGGATTTTTTAAAGAGCGTTCGTAGAGAGAAAATGGAGGTCCGATTAACGCAACTGATCATCCTTTTTGTAGCGTTTGCTTTATGGGAAATTCTCGCCAATGCGCGGATTATTGACCCTTTTATTACAAGCCAACCCTCCCGAGTCATTAAAACAATCGTCCAACTTTATCAAGAAGGAGCGTTATTTGGGCATATTGCCGTAACATGTTGGGAAACGATCGTCGGATTTGGGCTGGGTACTTTTTTGGGCACGATTATCGCTATCATCTTGTGGTGGTCGAAATTTTTATCTAAAGTTTCGGAGCCTTATCTTGTCATCCTAAATAGCCTGCCCAAAATTGCACTGGGTCCCGTGTTTATTGTCTGGATCGGAGCAGGTCCAGCGGCGATCATCGTCATGACTCTAGCTATTTCCTTGATTGTGACGATTATGGAAGTACTCAATGGATTCTTGGCGATTGACCAAGAAAAGATTAAGTTGGTTCAGACCTTCGGCGGCACAAAATATCAGGTCCTCACTAAAGTTTTACTCCCGGCATCGTTACCGACCATTATCAATGCTTTAAAGATTAACGTTGGCCTATCCTGGGTTGGTGTCATCGTGGGTGAGTTCTTAGTTTCGAAGTCGGGGTTGGGTTACCTCATCGTTTATGGCGGGCAAGTCTTTAAGTTGGACTTAGTCATGGCCAGTGTCATCATTCTTGGAGTAGCGGCAGCTCTGATGTATCAAGGTGTGGTTATCTTGGAAAAGTGGCTGGTGAAACACAGGGGCTAA
- a CDS encoding ABC transporter ATP-binding protein, translating into MNDVLEIHNIGMKYQSLDEEITALENINFSVQDGEFLSIVGPSGCGKSTLLSIISGLLPATTGRVLLNGEKINGASRQIGYMLQKDHLFEWRTIYQNVLLGLEIQKNVSTETKEYAIALLKTYGLYEFRNAYPSQLSGGMRQRVALIRTLVTDPKILLLDEAFSALDYQTRLAVNEDIHSIIRKEKKTAILVTHDISESISMADRIVVLSKRPGTVKKIYSIDLSCEPRTPLASREAPEFRHYFQDIWKELDVHV; encoded by the coding sequence ATGAATGATGTTTTAGAGATACATAACATCGGAATGAAGTATCAATCCCTTGATGAGGAAATAACAGCTCTTGAAAATATCAATTTCTCTGTTCAGGATGGGGAGTTTTTAAGTATTGTTGGTCCGAGCGGGTGTGGCAAATCCACGCTTTTATCGATAATCTCCGGATTGCTCCCCGCAACTACGGGAAGGGTCTTGCTTAATGGTGAGAAGATCAATGGAGCCTCGCGGCAGATTGGGTATATGCTCCAAAAGGATCATCTATTTGAGTGGCGGACCATTTATCAAAATGTCCTCCTTGGGCTAGAAATTCAGAAGAATGTATCGACGGAAACGAAAGAATATGCCATAGCTCTACTTAAGACCTATGGGCTCTATGAATTTCGTAACGCTTATCCCAGTCAGCTTTCTGGGGGGATGAGACAAAGAGTCGCACTAATTAGGACGTTAGTAACCGATCCGAAAATTCTACTTTTAGATGAAGCATTTTCCGCGCTAGATTATCAGACGCGGCTTGCTGTAAATGAGGATATTCATTCCATTATTAGGAAGGAAAAAAAGACTGCTATTTTAGTCACTCATGATATTTCGGAAAGTATCAGTATGGCAGACCGTATCGTTGTTTTATCCAAGCGGCCGGGAACTGTAAAAAAGATTTATTCGATTGACTTAAGTTGTGAACCCAGGACGCCTTTAGCCTCAAGAGAAGCTCCAGAATTCAGACATTACTTCCAGGATATTTGGAAGGAGTTGGATGTCCATGTTTGA
- a CDS encoding LL-diaminopimelate aminotransferase — protein MAQVNEDYLKLPGSYLFSEIARRVNQFKEENPMADIIRLGIGDVTRPLPTAVVEAMKKAVDEMGQAETFRGYGPEQGYEFLSQTIIDNDFTPRGVKLSPDEVFISDGAKSDTANFQELFGVNNTIAVTDPVYPVYVDTNVMAGRTGFPNELGQFEKLVYLPCTEENGMKPILPQTHVDMIYLCFPNNPSGVTLSKEELKQWVDYARENQSIILFDAAYESFIREENVPHSIFEIEGAREVAVEFRSFSKTAGFTGTRCGYTVVPKEVKVYDAKGEDHSLNSLWLRRQTTKFNGVSYPVQVAAAAVYTEEGQKQVKETIDYYMENARIIREGLEQAGYKVFGGINAPYIWMKTPDNMGSWEFFDKLMKEVNIVGTPGAGFGANGEGYFRLTAFGTRENTVRAIERIKTKM, from the coding sequence ATGGCACAAGTTAACGAAGACTATTTAAAGTTGCCGGGAAGTTATTTGTTTTCTGAAATTGCGCGTCGGGTTAACCAATTTAAAGAAGAAAACCCTATGGCAGATATTATCCGTCTCGGAATTGGAGACGTGACCCGGCCTCTACCCACGGCAGTTGTAGAAGCAATGAAAAAAGCTGTTGATGAGATGGGTCAAGCTGAGACTTTTCGCGGATATGGTCCAGAACAAGGGTATGAGTTTTTAAGTCAAACGATTATTGATAATGACTTTACCCCGCGCGGAGTGAAACTGTCTCCTGACGAAGTATTTATCAGTGATGGAGCGAAGAGTGATACGGCTAATTTTCAGGAACTTTTCGGCGTTAATAACACAATTGCGGTCACTGATCCGGTTTATCCCGTTTATGTCGATACGAATGTAATGGCTGGACGTACAGGTTTTCCGAATGAGCTGGGACAATTTGAAAAGCTGGTTTATCTCCCTTGTACAGAAGAAAATGGGATGAAACCGATTCTTCCTCAGACTCATGTCGATATGATCTATTTATGTTTCCCCAATAATCCAAGCGGCGTGACCCTTTCCAAAGAGGAACTGAAACAATGGGTTGATTATGCTCGAGAAAATCAATCGATCATTTTATTTGATGCCGCCTACGAATCATTTATCCGTGAAGAAAATGTTCCTCATAGTATCTTCGAAATCGAAGGTGCGCGGGAAGTTGCGGTTGAATTCAGAAGCTTCTCGAAAACAGCCGGATTTACGGGAACACGTTGTGGTTATACTGTTGTTCCTAAAGAAGTGAAGGTATATGATGCTAAAGGGGAAGACCATAGCTTGAATTCCTTGTGGTTGAGACGTCAGACGACTAAATTTAACGGTGTTTCTTATCCTGTGCAGGTCGCGGCGGCAGCTGTCTATACTGAAGAAGGCCAAAAGCAGGTTAAAGAAACGATCGATTATTACATGGAAAATGCTCGAATTATTCGTGAAGGCTTAGAGCAAGCAGGCTATAAAGTCTTTGGCGGAATCAACGCACCCTATATCTGGATGAAAACACCAGATAATATGGGATCTTGGGAGTTCTTCGATAAACTCATGAAAGAAGTCAATATCGTGGGAACTCCGGGTGCAGGTTTTGGAGCAAATGGCGAAGGCTACTTCCGCCTTACCGCTTTTGGTACCCGTGAAAACACAGTAAGAGCCATCGAACGAATTAAAACGAAAATGTAA
- a CDS encoding NADH peroxidase: protein MKKFVCAVCGYIYEGNEAPEQCPQCHAPKEKFSELVEGTRQWADEHKIGVAQGVDPEVLEGLRANFTGECTEVGMYLAMSRQADREGFPEVAEAYKRIAFEEAEHAAKFAELLGEVVNADTKKNLELRVEAEYGATQGKKDLATLAKKLNYDAIHDTVHEMCKDEARHGKAFLGLLNRYFK, encoded by the coding sequence ATGAAAAAATTTGTTTGTGCAGTATGCGGTTACATTTATGAAGGAAACGAGGCTCCAGAACAATGCCCTCAATGCCATGCTCCTAAGGAAAAGTTTTCTGAATTAGTCGAAGGAACTCGCCAATGGGCTGATGAGCATAAAATCGGAGTGGCTCAAGGTGTTGATCCTGAAGTTCTCGAAGGTTTAAGAGCGAATTTCACAGGCGAGTGCACTGAAGTTGGAATGTACTTGGCTATGAGCCGTCAAGCGGATCGTGAAGGTTTTCCGGAAGTCGCTGAAGCTTACAAACGGATTGCATTTGAAGAAGCAGAGCATGCTGCTAAATTTGCTGAACTCTTAGGTGAAGTCGTTAATGCTGACACGAAAAAGAATCTTGAGTTAAGAGTCGAAGCTGAATATGGCGCTACTCAAGGAAAGAAAGATCTGGCAACACTTGCGAAAAAGCTCAACTATGATGCAATTCATGACACCGTCCATGAAATGTGTAAAGACGAAGCCCGCCATGGCAAGGCCTTCTTAGGATTACTCAATCGATATTTCAAATAA
- a CDS encoding NADH peroxidase: protein MKKFVCAVCGYIYEGNEAPEQCPQCHAPKEKFSELVEGTRQWADEHKIGVAQGVDPEVLEGLRANFTGECTEVGMYLAMSRQADREGFPEVAEAYKRIAFEEAEHAAKFAELLGEVVNADTKKNLELRVEAEYGATQGKKDLATLAKKLNYDAIHDTVHEMCKDEARHGKAFLGLLNRYFK, encoded by the coding sequence ATGAAAAAATTTGTTTGTGCAGTATGCGGTTACATTTATGAAGGAAACGAGGCTCCAGAACAATGCCCTCAATGCCATGCTCCTAAGGAAAAGTTTTCTGAATTAGTCGAAGGAACTCGCCAATGGGCTGATGAGCATAAAATCGGAGTGGCTCAAGGTGTTGATCCTGAAGTTCTCGAAGGTTTAAGAGCGAATTTCACAGGCGAGTGCACTGAAGTTGGAATGTACTTGGCTATGAGCCGTCAAGCGGATCGTGAAGGTTTCCCGGAAGTCGCTGAAGCTTACAAACGGATTGCATTTGAAGAAGCAGAGCATGCTGCTAAATTTGCTGAACTCTTAGGTGAAGTCGTTAATGCTGACACGAAAAAGAATCTTGAGTTAAGAGTCGAAGCTGAATATGGCGCTACCCAAGGAAAGAAAGATCTGGCAACACTTGCGAAAAAACTCAACTATGATGCGATTCATGACACCGTCCATGAAATGTGTAAAGATGAAGCCCGTCATGGTAAGGCCTTCTTAGGATTACTCAACCGTTACTTCAAATAA
- a CDS encoding NAD(P)-dependent oxidoreductase — MENQLEFEPGFSKEEALAEASRCLQCKKPTCRKGCPVNNAIPQFIKAIKEESYETGLDAIYRHSYLPAVCGRVCPQEKQCEAGCILARKGKALRIGKLEQFIAEQGKDVEFTKVVSTMGAVAVIGSGPAGLAAAVQLAQLGYAVTVFEGESEPGGVLLYGIPEYRLPKEVVRHEIEKIKNLGVEFRLNTLIGVDLLLDDLFTMGFQAVFIGTGAGLPRKLNIPGEDANGVMSAIYALQMINLYKLGQLPENELPVKQGDKVIVIGAGNVAMDAARTSCRLGAEVTVLARRGIDQMTARDKERDEAVAEGVKIIPFIAPLEILGEEDITGVKCAPTEVMENGQLRLIEEESFILPADIVYIAIGQRPFARIVSTSEGFEVNKGGLLISDEHGMTTREGVFAAGDVVHGPATVVMAMGEGRRIAIEIHAYLLRKNRA, encoded by the coding sequence GTGGAAAATCAACTTGAATTTGAACCAGGGTTTAGCAAAGAAGAAGCTTTAGCTGAGGCCTCACGTTGCCTTCAATGCAAAAAGCCGACGTGTCGCAAGGGTTGTCCTGTGAATAATGCTATTCCACAATTTATAAAAGCGATCAAAGAAGAAAGTTATGAGACAGGCCTTGATGCCATTTATCGTCATAGTTATTTACCTGCTGTTTGCGGACGAGTTTGTCCTCAAGAAAAGCAATGTGAAGCAGGTTGCATCTTAGCTCGGAAAGGGAAGGCTCTTCGCATCGGTAAGCTCGAACAGTTTATCGCCGAGCAGGGGAAAGATGTTGAGTTTACAAAAGTGGTCTCAACGATGGGCGCCGTCGCCGTTATCGGTTCTGGTCCTGCCGGGCTAGCAGCGGCAGTTCAGTTAGCTCAGTTAGGATATGCTGTAACGGTCTTTGAAGGAGAATCAGAACCGGGTGGCGTTCTTCTTTACGGAATACCAGAATATCGTTTACCTAAGGAAGTCGTCAGGCATGAGATCGAAAAGATCAAAAATCTTGGTGTTGAGTTCCGATTAAATACCTTAATCGGTGTAGACTTACTCTTAGATGATCTTTTCACGATGGGTTTTCAAGCCGTCTTTATAGGAACCGGTGCGGGTCTACCCCGAAAGCTCAACATACCAGGGGAAGATGCGAATGGAGTTATGTCTGCGATTTATGCGTTGCAAATGATCAATCTCTATAAGCTAGGGCAATTGCCTGAAAATGAATTACCGGTTAAACAGGGCGATAAAGTAATCGTGATTGGTGCAGGTAATGTAGCAATGGATGCAGCTCGAACTTCCTGCCGGTTGGGGGCTGAGGTTACGGTTCTTGCGCGTCGAGGGATTGACCAAATGACGGCTCGCGATAAGGAGCGGGATGAGGCAGTTGCTGAAGGGGTTAAGATTATCCCCTTCATTGCACCTCTGGAGATTTTGGGTGAGGAAGACATCACTGGAGTGAAGTGCGCACCTACTGAAGTAATGGAGAATGGACAACTAAGGCTTATAGAAGAGGAAAGCTTTATCCTTCCTGCAGACATAGTCTATATAGCGATCGGGCAGCGTCCTTTTGCTCGAATTGTCTCAACTTCTGAAGGCTTCGAAGTAAATAAGGGAGGGCTCTTGATCAGCGATGAGCACGGAATGACGACCCGCGAAGGCGTTTTTGCCGCCGGAGATGTTGTTCATGGACCAGCAACAGTGGTTATGGCCATGGGAGAAGGACGAAGAATCGCGATTGAGATACATGCCTACCTTTTGAGAAAAAATAGAGCTTGA
- a CDS encoding dimethyl sulfoxide reductase anchor subunit family protein, with product MIFAEEWPLMTFTLLAQLSIGTFIILMVLKTFIGNQDSQASKALSFGFTVVGPVTVLALIFSVFHLGDPLGAPRSILNLASSWLSREILTTGGFFALWIVSWWLSRKGKESKALGWVTALVGLAAIFSMAHIYSSSVRPAWDNTNTYIAFFGATFAMGVLGAVSAFGLGMKGSLSESVTKALSTVSYIGIAAVALPLAYFPIYLSSLKAGGVTAEASAQILTGNMGMLILRALLSVLGAVLLVYLLRKQGNKAQSFPVSAIILALVLVIAGEFMGRYLFYACGISPIIGG from the coding sequence ATGATATTTGCCGAAGAGTGGCCCTTAATGACGTTTACACTCTTAGCACAGCTAAGTATCGGTACGTTTATTATTCTCATGGTTCTTAAAACGTTCATCGGGAATCAAGATTCTCAAGCTTCAAAAGCACTGAGCTTTGGCTTTACGGTAGTGGGCCCAGTTACGGTGTTAGCCTTAATTTTTTCCGTATTTCACTTGGGGGATCCCTTAGGGGCTCCGCGTTCCATCTTGAATCTCGCATCTTCCTGGTTGAGCCGTGAGATTTTAACGACGGGCGGTTTCTTCGCCCTTTGGATTGTCTCTTGGTGGCTATCACGTAAAGGGAAAGAAAGTAAGGCCTTGGGCTGGGTCACAGCCCTTGTAGGATTAGCGGCGATTTTTAGTATGGCTCATATCTATAGTTCGTCAGTTCGTCCGGCTTGGGACAATACGAACACGTATATCGCTTTTTTCGGAGCAACCTTTGCAATGGGCGTTTTAGGAGCTGTTAGTGCCTTTGGGTTGGGGATGAAGGGGAGTCTTTCCGAATCCGTGACCAAGGCCCTATCGACAGTAAGCTATATTGGTATTGCAGCAGTTGCTTTACCTCTTGCTTATTTTCCTATTTACCTATCCAGTCTAAAGGCGGGTGGCGTAACAGCTGAAGCATCAGCCCAGATCCTAACAGGAAATATGGGGATGCTGATCTTGAGAGCCCTTCTCTCGGTGCTTGGTGCAGTATTGCTGGTTTATCTGCTGAGAAAACAGGGGAACAAGGCGCAAAGCTTTCCTGTGAGTGCAATTATCCTGGCGCTAGTCCTAGTTATAGCTGGAGAATTTATGGGTCGTTATCTCTTCTACGCCTGTGGTATTTCGCCGATCATTGGAGGATAA
- a CDS encoding DMSO/selenate family reductase complex B subunit, which translates to MAQKGFYYDQTSCIGCKACQVACKDKNNLKVGPRYRRVYDIEIGKFPNPHRAHFSISCNHCENPKCVENCPTGALQKRKEDGIVIHDHAKCIGCRLCTWSCPYGAPQYKEDEGKVGKCDGCSDLVAKGENPACVDACVMRCLEFGDIVELRQKYGTNADAPGLPSSATTHPNLIINVKKH; encoded by the coding sequence TTGGCACAAAAAGGCTTTTATTATGATCAAACCAGTTGTATCGGGTGTAAGGCATGTCAGGTGGCCTGTAAGGATAAAAACAATTTGAAAGTGGGACCGCGCTATCGCCGAGTTTATGATATCGAAATCGGCAAATTCCCCAACCCTCACCGCGCGCATTTTTCGATTAGCTGTAATCATTGCGAAAATCCGAAGTGTGTTGAAAACTGTCCTACAGGTGCTCTCCAAAAGCGGAAAGAAGATGGCATTGTAATCCATGACCATGCTAAGTGTATTGGTTGCCGTCTTTGCACTTGGTCTTGCCCCTATGGAGCTCCTCAATATAAAGAGGATGAAGGTAAAGTGGGCAAATGTGATGGGTGTTCAGACTTAGTCGCTAAAGGGGAAAATCCGGCCTGCGTTGATGCGTGTGTGATGCGGTGTTTAGAATTTGGCGATATCGTTGAACTTCGTCAGAAATATGGCACAAATGCGGATGCGCCTGGTCTACCTAGCTCTGCAACGACTCATCCCAATCTTATTATTAATGTTAAGAAACACTAG
- a CDS encoding molybdopterin-dependent oxidoreductase, with protein sequence MANLIEKAKSYSMNRRSFLGLSAGAAAAITLPGCGLTKVDSTTAAANLANKEGEWIPAACWHNCGGRCSNKAYVVEGVVVRQKTDDTHPDSPDYPQQRGCNRGRSQRMQVFGVDRLKYPMKRKNWEPGGGKKELRGKDEWVRISWDEALDIVASEFKRIQEKYTNRGIFASNAGDLGRAFSLAGGYIGSWGTSSWGSWRWGPEKFGMAEGFFIQSINDRMDLRNSQLIVIVGGNAAWSAPGNPTYHYLQAKKAGAKFVVIDPSFSDTVEILDAQWVPIHPGTDHAMFLGMAYALLKEDNPTTNPLIDWDFLNKYTVGFDMDHMPAGADPKDNFKDYVLGVNDNTPKTPEWAEQISGVSAATIRELALQIAKTERVALLTAWGAARIQNSDSWPQMFMTFGAMTGNIGKSGCMTGVSCHYSTANGGPSLVTPGAAGLPPIANPIKETINDIEMWKATLEGKYTAGYQKIQDVNIQMIYHGYESHLQTRSAQSLGIEAHRKVEFVLSVSHFLTTNSKYSDVVLPIITEWEKVGGFGSFINRESLVFWRKVTEPLYEAKSEMWIAQELAKRLGLDASKILPVNEKQQFFNQIAGAKVVASDGKTMEPLVTLTEADIQEIGATGKPQQGRMTYQELKQKGVYTVERKPGDNLGFIAYENFVKDPVANPLKTASGKLEIHCQALADFVKSKGFTEIKPIPTYSPAVEGYEATFKDFKGQVKGDYPLQVINPHYLRRSHSILNNIPWLREAWPNPVFISTKDAEERGIKEGDTVLLKSSHGQTLRPAHVTECFMPGVVGLPHGAWVEMDEKNQVDKAGSDNMLTGPITTGQGIGGWNSTLCQIEKWTGTPLEEDSKWPLRIVL encoded by the coding sequence GTGGCAAATCTCATTGAGAAGGCAAAAAGTTACTCGATGAACAGAAGGTCTTTTCTCGGTTTATCGGCCGGTGCGGCAGCAGCAATTACACTTCCGGGCTGCGGACTGACCAAAGTAGATTCGACTACGGCAGCGGCAAATTTGGCCAATAAAGAAGGGGAATGGATCCCTGCAGCCTGTTGGCATAATTGCGGTGGACGTTGTTCAAACAAGGCTTATGTGGTGGAAGGTGTGGTTGTTCGTCAAAAGACAGATGACACTCATCCGGATTCTCCGGATTATCCGCAACAACGCGGTTGTAACCGAGGCCGTTCACAACGGATGCAAGTCTTTGGTGTCGATCGTTTGAAATATCCTATGAAGCGGAAAAATTGGGAGCCAGGCGGCGGTAAAAAGGAATTACGAGGCAAGGATGAGTGGGTCCGTATTTCCTGGGATGAGGCTTTAGATATTGTCGCTAGTGAGTTCAAACGTATTCAGGAGAAATACACCAATCGGGGAATTTTTGCTTCGAATGCAGGTGATCTTGGTCGTGCCTTTTCTTTGGCCGGTGGCTATATTGGTTCCTGGGGAACTTCTTCTTGGGGGTCTTGGCGTTGGGGACCTGAAAAATTCGGTATGGCTGAAGGATTTTTTATACAAAGCATCAACGACCGAATGGATCTGCGTAATTCACAACTGATCGTGATTGTGGGAGGTAATGCAGCCTGGAGTGCTCCTGGCAATCCGACGTACCATTACTTGCAAGCGAAAAAAGCCGGTGCCAAATTTGTAGTCATCGATCCTTCCTTCTCAGATACCGTTGAAATCTTAGATGCCCAGTGGGTACCGATTCATCCGGGAACGGACCATGCTATGTTTTTGGGTATGGCGTATGCGCTGCTGAAGGAAGATAACCCAACAACCAATCCGCTGATTGACTGGGATTTTCTTAATAAGTACACAGTGGGCTTCGATATGGATCATATGCCGGCTGGAGCTGATCCGAAAGATAACTTTAAGGACTATGTTTTAGGGGTCAATGATAATACACCGAAAACTCCTGAATGGGCTGAACAAATTAGTGGTGTGTCAGCTGCTACAATTCGTGAATTGGCGCTTCAAATTGCGAAAACAGAGCGTGTCGCCTTACTCACAGCATGGGGAGCTGCACGTATTCAAAATTCGGATTCTTGGCCGCAAATGTTCATGACCTTTGGCGCAATGACAGGGAACATAGGTAAATCAGGCTGCATGACAGGGGTCAGCTGTCATTATTCAACAGCGAATGGCGGACCTAGCCTTGTTACTCCGGGAGCAGCAGGATTACCGCCTATTGCTAATCCAATTAAAGAAACAATCAATGATATTGAAATGTGGAAGGCCACTTTAGAGGGTAAATACACCGCAGGCTATCAAAAAATTCAAGATGTTAATATTCAGATGATCTATCATGGCTATGAATCTCACCTTCAGACACGATCGGCGCAATCTTTAGGGATTGAAGCGCATCGCAAAGTTGAATTTGTACTTTCCGTCAGCCACTTTTTGACGACCAATAGTAAATATTCTGATGTCGTCCTCCCAATTATCACCGAGTGGGAAAAAGTAGGTGGGTTTGGATCGTTTATCAATCGCGAGAGTCTTGTGTTCTGGCGCAAAGTGACTGAACCCCTATATGAAGCTAAGAGTGAAATGTGGATTGCACAAGAGCTGGCGAAGCGCCTTGGCCTTGATGCCTCTAAGATTTTACCCGTTAATGAAAAACAGCAATTCTTTAATCAAATTGCAGGTGCTAAAGTTGTAGCTTCGGATGGTAAAACGATGGAGCCTTTAGTCACGCTGACTGAGGCGGATATTCAAGAAATCGGAGCAACGGGTAAACCCCAACAAGGTCGGATGACGTATCAAGAATTAAAACAAAAAGGAGTTTACACAGTCGAACGTAAACCAGGTGACAATCTAGGGTTTATCGCCTACGAAAACTTCGTCAAAGATCCTGTGGCTAATCCATTGAAAACAGCGAGTGGTAAACTAGAGATTCATTGTCAAGCTTTAGCTGATTTTGTGAAAAGCAAAGGATTTACCGAGATTAAACCTATCCCCACGTATAGTCCGGCAGTTGAGGGTTACGAAGCGACCTTTAAAGATTTCAAGGGTCAAGTTAAAGGTGATTACCCTCTCCAAGTTATCAATCCGCACTATCTGAGACGTTCCCACAGTATTCTTAATAATATCCCCTGGTTGCGGGAAGCTTGGCCGAACCCTGTGTTCATATCTACGAAAGATGCTGAAGAACGGGGAATTAAAGAAGGGGACACAGTCCTTCTGAAGAGTAGTCATGGTCAAACCTTACGTCCTGCTCATGTAACGGAATGCTTTATGCCGGGCGTTGTAGGTCTTCCTCATGGCGCCTGGGTTGAAATGGATGAGAAAAATCAAGTTGATAAAGCGGGATCAGATAACATGCTGACCGGTCCAATCACAACAGGGCAAGGGATCGGAGGCTGGAACTCCACCCTTTGTCAAATTGAAAAATGGACGGGAACCCCCCTTGAAGAAGATAGCAAATGGCCGCTGCGGATTGTTCTCTAG
- a CDS encoding TorD/DmsD family molecular chaperone, whose amino-acid sequence MNQENGSKAQPLLEMRVLVYDILRRTFLEEPTKEFLNLIMDKEFTEEFPFAEENEEIHEGIAQIAVFLQEHDLKSEKEYNDLLWDYTRLFIGPDKLPAPLWESAYLNKERLLFQEQTLKVRHAYLEYQFLPKYFRQEADDHLGLELDFMYQLSELSLNYLQHQDFMGLRKVLTDQKTFLQEHLLKWVPELTAKILDSSNLSFYPGMAKILNGYLTLDLEALVELLDMDYESVSK is encoded by the coding sequence ATGAACCAAGAAAACGGCTCAAAAGCTCAACCTTTGTTAGAAATGCGAGTTCTTGTTTATGACATATTGAGGAGAACCTTCTTAGAAGAACCCACGAAAGAGTTTTTGAACCTCATTATGGACAAAGAATTTACAGAAGAGTTTCCCTTTGCGGAGGAAAATGAAGAGATTCATGAGGGAATTGCCCAAATCGCTGTATTTTTGCAAGAGCATGATCTAAAAAGTGAAAAAGAATACAATGACTTGCTCTGGGATTATACACGCCTGTTTATTGGGCCGGATAAGTTGCCTGCTCCCCTTTGGGAATCAGCTTATTTGAACAAAGAACGGCTCCTTTTTCAAGAACAAACGCTTAAGGTTAGACACGCTTATTTAGAATATCAATTCTTGCCTAAGTATTTCCGACAAGAAGCTGATGACCATTTAGGCTTAGAACTGGATTTTATGTACCAACTCAGCGAACTCTCTTTGAATTATTTGCAACATCAGGATTTCATGGGACTAAGGAAAGTCCTGACCGATCAAAAAACCTTTTTGCAAGAGCATTTATTGAAGTGGGTTCCTGAGCTGACTGCAAAAATTTTGGATAGTTCAAACCTGAGTTTCTATCCAGGAATGGCTAAGATTCTTAACGGTTATCTCACTTTAGATCTTGAAGCTCTAGTAGAGCTTTTAGATATGGATTATGAAAGTGTCTCAAAATAA
- a CDS encoding 4Fe-4S dicluster domain-containing protein: MLSTKGFLFNVDRCIGCHSCELACKNENKTASGVQWRKVTENRDGTYLSISCNHCASPECFRVCPQHAYTKRRDGIVLIDPNRCAGCKTCVSACPYHAPQFDPVQNRTSKCNYCIARQKAGLLPACVTACPTGALQVLDLSIDLKADTVATVDGFPDIRLTKPSIRFYPARPKKRYWLKNS, encoded by the coding sequence ATGTTAAGTACGAAAGGATTTCTTTTCAATGTGGATCGTTGTATCGGCTGTCATTCCTGTGAATTGGCCTGCAAGAATGAAAATAAGACAGCGAGTGGGGTGCAGTGGCGGAAAGTTACAGAGAACAGAGATGGAACGTATTTGTCCATTTCCTGTAATCATTGTGCTAGCCCAGAGTGCTTCAGGGTTTGCCCTCAACATGCGTATACGAAAAGACGGGATGGCATAGTCCTCATTGATCCCAACCGCTGTGCGGGATGTAAGACTTGTGTTTCAGCTTGTCCTTATCATGCTCCTCAGTTTGATCCAGTTCAGAATAGAACCAGTAAATGCAACTACTGTATTGCGCGCCAAAAAGCCGGTTTACTCCCTGCTTGTGTCACTGCTTGCCCGACAGGTGCTCTTCAAGTGTTGGATCTCAGCATAGATTTAAAGGCGGATACTGTAGCTACGGTGGACGGGTTTCCAGACATTCGTTTGACGAAGCCCTCGATTCGTTTTTATCCAGCTAGGCCGAAGAAAAGATATTGGTTAAAGAATAGTTAA